One segment of Sander vitreus isolate 19-12246 chromosome 20, sanVit1, whole genome shotgun sequence DNA contains the following:
- the elavl1a gene encoding ELAV-like protein 1a isoform X1, whose product MAVRRGHIKYLKTEEVYDMSNGYEDHMGGDEAKDAKTNLIVNYLPQSMSQDELRSLFSSIGEVESAKLIRDKVAGHSLGYGFVNYLNPSDADRAISTLNGLRLQSKTIKVSYARPSSDTIKDANLYISGLPKAMTQKDVEDMFSRFGRIINSRVLVDQATGTTGSSRGVAFIRFDKRAEAEDAVKNLNGQKPPGSSEPITVKFAANPNQVKNTQIISQLYHNQSRRFGGPVHHQAQRFRFSPMGVDHMSSMGSASVPGNATSGWCIFIYNLGQDADESILWQMFGPFGAVTNVKVIRDFNTNKCKGFGFVTMTNYEEAAMAIASLNGYRLGDKILQVSFKTSKGHK is encoded by the exons ATGGCAGTTCGTCGAGGACACATTAAGTACTTGAAA ACCGAGGAGGTGTATGACATGTCGAACGGTTATGAAGACCACATGGGTGGGGACGAGGCGAAGGACGCCAAGACCAACCTGATAGTGAACTACCTGCCTCAGAGCATGTCGCAGGACGAGCTGCGGAGCCTCTTCAGCAGCATCGGGGAGGTGGAGTCTGCCAAGCTGATTCGAGACAAAGTCGCAG gCCACAGTTTAGGGTACGGATTTGTTAACTATCTTAACCCTAGTGATGCAGACAGAGCTATCAGTACACTGAATGGACTAAGGCTACAGTCCAAAACTATCAAG GTTTCATACGCACGACCCAGCTCTGACACAATAAAGGATGCCAACCTGTATATCAGCGGCCTGCCAAAGGCCATGACCCAGAAGGATGTGGAGGACATGTTTTCACGTTTTGGCCGCATCATTAACTCCCGTGTACTTGTTGACCAGGCCACAGGTACGACAG GCTCATCCCGCGGGGTGGCTTTTATCAGGTTTGATAAGCGGGCAGAGGCAGAGGATGCCGTCAAAAACCTGAATGGCCAAAAACCACCTGGATCCTCTGAGCCAATCACAGTGAAATTTGCTGCCAACCCAAACCAGGTGAAGAACACGCAGATCATCTCTCAGCTCTACCACAACCAGTCCCGACGCTTCGGAGGGCCCGTACACCACCAGGCACAGCGGTTTAG GTTCTCCCCCATGGGCGTTGACCACATGAGCAGCATGGGAAGCGCCAGTGTTCCTGGGAACGCCACCTCCGGCTGGTGCATCTTCATCTACAACCTGGGCCAGGACGCCGACGAGAGCATCCTTTGGCAGATGTTCGGGCCCTTTGGCGCCGTCACCAACGTCAAGGTGATCCGAGACTTCAACACCAACAAGTGTAAGGGATTCGGCTTCGTTACCATGACAAACTACGAGGAGGCGGCCATGGCCATCGCCAGCCTGAACGGCTACCGGCTCGGAGACAAGATACTGCAAGTGTCCTTTAAGACGAGCAAGGGCCACAAGTAG
- the elavl1a gene encoding ELAV-like protein 1a isoform X2: MAVRRGHIKYLKTEEVYDMSNGYEDHMGGDEAKDAKTNLIVNYLPQSMSQDELRSLFSSIGEVESAKLIRDKVAGHSLGYGFVNYLNPSDADRAISTLNGLRLQSKTIKVSYARPSSDTIKDANLYISGLPKAMTQKDVEDMFSRFGRIINSRVLVDQATGSSRGVAFIRFDKRAEAEDAVKNLNGQKPPGSSEPITVKFAANPNQVKNTQIISQLYHNQSRRFGGPVHHQAQRFRFSPMGVDHMSSMGSASVPGNATSGWCIFIYNLGQDADESILWQMFGPFGAVTNVKVIRDFNTNKCKGFGFVTMTNYEEAAMAIASLNGYRLGDKILQVSFKTSKGHK, from the exons ATGGCAGTTCGTCGAGGACACATTAAGTACTTGAAA ACCGAGGAGGTGTATGACATGTCGAACGGTTATGAAGACCACATGGGTGGGGACGAGGCGAAGGACGCCAAGACCAACCTGATAGTGAACTACCTGCCTCAGAGCATGTCGCAGGACGAGCTGCGGAGCCTCTTCAGCAGCATCGGGGAGGTGGAGTCTGCCAAGCTGATTCGAGACAAAGTCGCAG gCCACAGTTTAGGGTACGGATTTGTTAACTATCTTAACCCTAGTGATGCAGACAGAGCTATCAGTACACTGAATGGACTAAGGCTACAGTCCAAAACTATCAAG GTTTCATACGCACGACCCAGCTCTGACACAATAAAGGATGCCAACCTGTATATCAGCGGCCTGCCAAAGGCCATGACCCAGAAGGATGTGGAGGACATGTTTTCACGTTTTGGCCGCATCATTAACTCCCGTGTACTTGTTGACCAGGCCACAG GCTCATCCCGCGGGGTGGCTTTTATCAGGTTTGATAAGCGGGCAGAGGCAGAGGATGCCGTCAAAAACCTGAATGGCCAAAAACCACCTGGATCCTCTGAGCCAATCACAGTGAAATTTGCTGCCAACCCAAACCAGGTGAAGAACACGCAGATCATCTCTCAGCTCTACCACAACCAGTCCCGACGCTTCGGAGGGCCCGTACACCACCAGGCACAGCGGTTTAG GTTCTCCCCCATGGGCGTTGACCACATGAGCAGCATGGGAAGCGCCAGTGTTCCTGGGAACGCCACCTCCGGCTGGTGCATCTTCATCTACAACCTGGGCCAGGACGCCGACGAGAGCATCCTTTGGCAGATGTTCGGGCCCTTTGGCGCCGTCACCAACGTCAAGGTGATCCGAGACTTCAACACCAACAAGTGTAAGGGATTCGGCTTCGTTACCATGACAAACTACGAGGAGGCGGCCATGGCCATCGCCAGCCTGAACGGCTACCGGCTCGGAGACAAGATACTGCAAGTGTCCTTTAAGACGAGCAAGGGCCACAAGTAG
- the slc1a8b gene encoding solute carrier family 1 member 8b produces MLTIGHLIPYYQNIVKNIVSLKTRAYINDYCKRNGLLTLSVFAVVTGCVLGFVLRSLNLTTQAKIYFSFPGELLMRMLKMLILPLITSSLMSGLSAMDTRASGRLGVLTITYYLWTTFIAVIVGILLVIIIHPGTGSEKEGHHASSGPVMTSADALLDLIRNMIPSNLIEATFQQYRTDLLPIVQNSDVKDSQANYVYIMPDYHNPQLGHPVFLEITPAPDIKYKIVPSTSKGMNVLGIVIFSATMGLLLGKMGERGAPLVNVCQCINECVMKIINAAMWYFPFGIVFLVAGKILDMHDPAHLGEKLGMYFITVLCGLFVHGLILLPLFYFFFTRKNPFTYIRGLLQALVIALATSSSSATLPITMKCLLENCGVDRQIARFVLPVGATINMDGTALYEAVAAIFIAQVNEYDLDFGQLVTISITATAASIGAAGIPQAGLVTMVIVLTSVGLPPADISLIVAIDWVLDRFRTMINVLGDALAAGIMAHLCRKDFEKAATNGATPTPSNAENGDTVISFGNQSVAMSDAPLITHRCDYVYEVDGDNVLEKPVACYNLCQV; encoded by the exons ATGCT GACCATTGGTCACTTGATACCTTATTATCAAAATATCG TGAAGAATATAGTGTCGTTGAAAACCAGGGCGTACATTAACGACTACTGCAAGAGGAACGGCCTGCTGACACTCTCCGTCTTCGCTGTAGTGACGGGCTGTGTGCTTGGATTTGTCCTCAGGTCCCTCAACCTGACCACACAG GCTAAGATCTACTTCTCCTTCCCTGGAGAACTGCTGATGAGGATGTTAAAGATGTTGATTCTGCCGCTCATCACCTCCAG TCTCATGTCCGGCCTGTCAGCCATGGACACGAGGGCAAGCGGACGGCTGGGAGTCCTGACCATCACCTACTACCTGTGGACCACCTTCATCGCTGTCATCGTCGGCATCTTGCTGGTGATCATCATTCACCCGGGGACGGGCTCAGAGAAAGAAGGCCACCATGCAAGTTCAGGGCCTGTTATGACCTCCGCTGACGCTCTGCTGGACCTCATCAG GAACATGATCCCGTCAAATCTAATTGAAGCAACTTTTCAGCAG TACCGAACGGACCTGCTCCCGATTGTACAGAACTCTGATGTAAAAGACTCTCAGGCCAACTATGTGTATATCATGCCCGACTACCACAACCCTCAACTGGGCCACCCAGTCTTTCTGGAGATCACCCCTGCTCCCGACATCAAGTATAAAATCGTCCCCAGCACCAGCAAAGGCATGAATGTACTGGGGATTGTCATCTTCTCCGCCACAATGG GTCTGCTGCTGGGAAAGATGGGAGAACGCGGGGCACCATTAGTGAACGTGTGCCAGTGCATCAACGAGTGCGTCATGAAGATTATTAACGCTGCCATGTG GTACTTCCCCTTTGGCATTGTGTTCTTGGTGGCAGGGAAGATCCTGGATATGCACGACCCGGCCCACCTGGGAGAGAAGCTGGGCATGTACTTCATCACGGTCCTGTGTGGTTTGTTTGTGCACGGCCTCATCCTGCTGCCTCTCTTCTACTTCTTCTTCACTCGCAAAAACCCCTTCACCTACATCAGAGGGCTGCTGCAGGCTCTTGTCATTGCACTGGCCACATCATCCAG CTCAGCCACATTGCCCATCACCATGAAGTGTCTCTTGGAGAACTGTGGAGTGGACCGGCAGATCGCTCGCTTTGTGCTGCCAGTGGGAGCTACCATCAACATGGATGGGACTGCCCTGTACGAGGCAGTGGCGGCCATCTTTATCGCTCAGGTCAATGAGTATGACTTGGACTTTGGCCAGCTGGTCACTATTAG TATAACGGCGACAGCAGCCAGCATCGGGGCAGCTGGGATTCCTCAGGCGGGTCTGGTTACCATGGTGATTGTCCTGACCTCTGTGGGGTTGCCGCCTGCTGACATCTCGCTGATTGTGGCCATAGATTGGGTTCT TGACCGGTTCCGGACGATGATCAACGTTCTTGGTGATGCCTTAGCTGCTGGGATTATGGCTCATTTATGTCGGAAGGACTTTGAGAAAGCAGCCACTAATGGTGCAACTCCTACCCCTTCTAATGCAGAAAACGGAG acacagtaATCTCCTTTGGTAATCAGAGTGTGGCGATGTCCGATGCTCCTCTGATCACACACCGCTGCGATTATGTATATGAGGTGGATGGAGACAACGTGCTGGAGAAACCTGTGGCCTGCTACAACCTCTGCCAAGTATGA